Below is a genomic region from Salvelinus fontinalis isolate EN_2023a chromosome 2, ASM2944872v1, whole genome shotgun sequence.
cagaaacagGGTTGCACTGTCAAAAACTGAGCCCAGAATAGACATACTTGTTGATAACTTTAAACCAGCCACACGCAcctctcattaggactgtgtgtgtgtgtgtgtgtgtgtgtgtgtgtgtgtgtgtgtgtgtgtgtgtgtgtgtgtgtgtgtgtgtgtgtgtgtgtgtgtgtgtgtgtgtgtgtgtgtgtgtgtgtgtgtgtgtgtgtgtgtgtgttttttttctggtctacatctgtgtgatgtgattaatcagtttattccagttcaaaaTAAAATGAATTTATTTTATTGTAATAGCAatagttccaacctagacttttTTTCAACAAtactttctacagtaagatgtacagtaggcctgaacaTTTTTCATCTGTacagtttttttttaatcaatttgtatatttgagtttaaccataatatttgttgtaatatttcttctgtcttttctggtggattaaactgaaattgcaaacaACTTTccatggcttgttttaaaaatagtgatattttggagattatttcattttcaaataactgaaagtgagaggCTGTAATAAAAACTATacatatatttaactaggcaagtcagttaagaacaaattcttatttacaatgacggccaaacccgggtgacgctgggccaattgttcgaaccaggtactgcactGAGTTGCAGTGTCTTAACCCACTGTGCCACTCGAAGGgcaaaggccattcttgaacatggggtgagacactcttactaatctgctagagcACCAGTTTGgttttaagtataacttttgtatgactgaagcctttagagagaggtctaatgctttaatatttaatcatgtCTGCCCTCCGaaatcatattcattatataaataggcccgtttaattttgtctggctttccattctaaatcaaatgtaatattttttgctcatacagtaccagtcaaaagtttggacatacctacagtactcattcaatggtttttctttatttttacagttttctacattgtagaataatagtgaagacatcaaaactatgaaataacacatatggaatcatgtagtaaccaaaacatttttaaacaaatcaaaatatattttatatttgagattcttcaaagttgcagccctttgccttgatgacagctttgcacacacttggcattctttggcacacttttttggttactatatgattccatatgtgttatttcatagttttgatgtcttcactattattctacaatgtagaaaatagtacaaataaaggaaaacccttgaatgagtaggtgtgtccaaacttttgactggtactgtatttaaaaAAACTAATCGTTAGGTGTAGACCGGCCATAAGCATCTGGCCTAACTTTGTTTATCATTCCATCATTGTTTGATCTAGCATGTATGAGAGCCTGTAACaagtaaaaataaattaaaagcaAGCACTTTTTCCTGGTTGGTTGGTCTACTAAATATCAATAATACAATACCATTTTATGATTTTGTATCTAGTGTTTTGAGGCCATACCTCTTAAGGGATGTGCTTTCTATAATTAGAATGTAAGAAAATGTGCGTGAATGTGCAGTATATTGTAGCAAATCATGTGTGTCCATGCAGCAATCTACTATTAACCAATGGATATTGATAACATTACTGTTTCTTCTCTTTACTCACCTGAACTGTCCAGGACCCCTCATTGATTTGGAACACTCTGTAGGTGTAGACAATGTCTTTGCATCTTTTCGTGAAAATAGCAGAAAAATATGATTACAGCATTTCAATGCAGAGTTATTTTTTGTTTAATCGTACTGTAAATTACAGTCCAGTATTTATGGTATTCTATAGTCTGTGTAAATTGGAGTTAAATGAAATGGAACAAGCAGTCTGTATGAGCATGAATCAGAAAGATGGAAACACAGGTTTGTGTCATGCATGTCATATCATCCATCTGATGATTCATTCTGTAGCATTGTTATCCACCGCCTTGCTGAGAAATTATTATTCTAAGTACGTTTCCATCAGAACGGCATTGATGAAAATGTGAATTCATAGTATAAGTCAATCAAAATGGCAATAACTAAACCTACATGTTTAAAATATTTGTGGTCACATGATGTTAGGTCAAAAACATACAATGGATCAACAATACTGTTGAGGTACTCACAGAACACATAGGCAGTAGGTGTTGGGTAAACTCTCACTGTCTCGGAGTAGATAACTCCCATCTCTCCCCACTGCACCCAGGATCCTCTCAGTAGTTGCTTTGCTGATAGCCCCGTGGTAAACAGAAACATGCTCTATGATACTGAAGCTTGACATGTCTTTGAATAGCACTGACACACATTCAGAATGGTAGTATTTATGGTACGGTAGCATCTACAGGAAATCATATCATttcctgagaggaaagaaaagaTCACACAGCCTGTTTGCATATTAAAATAAATACTTCACccaaattacatattggtttccttgcTCTGTAAGCAGTCAATGGACAAAGTATGACAGCagtccatgctttggtttagtttccctgccAATTGTTAGCATTGTGGCACCAATCCCAATCAAGTCATGGGACCGATATTATCATTTTTTACAcatcatgttcaaatcatctACTGTGACTTTGAGCTTTACAATCAATTTTAGATACTTTCAGATAATTTGGACCTGATTCACAAAAAATGCTAATATCTGTCCCTTGACAGATactgccagggaaactaaaccaaagtaTGGATCGCATTTTGTAAtttgagtgaactatccctttaaggttATGTGACTGCAGGAAACAGTATTGAAGTATGAGTATTTAGGCCTACATGTCACCTTAATTTGCATTGAACTTTTCTGTTTATTGTAATCTTCATATAGTGTTCATATTAGCTGATAATATGATGGGTCTGGATGAGTTTTAATAACTAAAATAACAATTTGAAGCAAAAACTATGTAATTATCATCAAAGACAATTCTGTTGCATCTGCGCTTCTCAAACCCAGCCACAGAGTGGCAGTAAAACAGAGCCTATATCAATGCTTGTTACTCAGTGTCTTCGATGTCTCTATGATGGTTGCAAAAACAAATTTCAGGGGGGAAAAAAAATCGGTTAGTTTTGATTGTATGGAAAAACAATGAAATGCATGTTAAAATTGCTACACTGTGATACAAACTCTAGTCCCTGGCTTTCCCATGTTTGTTCAACTTGAGCATGGCTTTAAATAATTGAACGGGGGTTTCGTTTTCACACCAAGAAGACAGCCAGACAGTTATATCATTATGAATCATTGTATTCTTATTAGGGCTGGCACAATCACTGTATAATCATGTAACTGACATTTATGGACAATAACTgtgaaagaaaaaagaaaaatcaTTCATTTTCAGAGGGGGAGGGTGAGGGGATGCAACTTCATTTTCAAGTAGATATAGTTTACACAATAGAAGTTTTCAATTTTTACATGAAGAGGAAAAGTTTCCTACCAAAAGTTCagagtggtcaaaaccattcGTTTTTGAGACAGGGGTCACCAAAGCTGTGttataatatttttttcaaaGATGCGTTATGATACATAACAAGGtcccaaaaaatgttttatgacaAGAATCATGATCATTTGCATGATAATTCATTGTTACACATAATTATATAATCGTCACAGCCCTATGATATTCAAATGAAGAGTGTCTGGAAGACATAACTCATAGCGTATCCAGATAAGGGTTATACATTTGACACAATATAATGTTAATTATGGTTCAAGTGTCACGAttgaccatgggagagagagaggaccaaggcgcagcatgtaaaaaagacatcttctctttatttaggagaaaacaaacgaagcaaaacaacaaatagacgaccgtgaagctagaaccgaacgaaatgcaaacatgcaacctagacacagacacagacctagacaatgacccgACAAAAACCTGATGCCTAtgaccgcctaaaatatggctcccaatcagagacaaatgaaagacatctgtctctaattgagaaccactcaggcagccatagacatacctagaacattcactcaaccatagacatacctagaaacactcactcaacacaaacccatactctaaacccaacaccccccttttccatataaccacccaaaacaaaacaaaaacacaaacattacccatgtcacaccctgacctaactaaaataataaataaaacaaagaatacaaaggccagggcgtgacataaccccccccttaaggtgcgaactccgggcgcaccagcacacagtctaggggagggtctgggtgagcttccttccacggtggcggctccggcactggtcggggtccccaccccaccatagtcactacccgcctccgtagcctcctcccaatggccatcCTTCcccttaaccccactggattaagggacagcaccggactaaggggcagcaccggactaaggggcagcaccggactaaagggcagcaccaggataaggggcagcaccaggataaggggcagcaccaggataaggggcagcaccaggataaggggcagctccggactgagggacggcagctccggactgagggacggcagctccggactgagggacggcagctccggactgagggacggcagctccggactgagggacggcagctccggactgagggacggcagctccggactgagggacggcagctccggactgagggacggcagctccggactgagggacggcagctccggactgagggacggcagctccggactgagggacggcagctccggactgagggacggcagctccggactgagggacggcagctccggactgagggacggcagctccggactgagggacggcagctccggactgagggacggcagctccggactgagggacggcagctccggactgagggacggcagctccggactgagggacggcagctccggactgagggacggcagctccggactgagggacggcagctccggactgaggtacGGATCCTGGATGGATgactcatggttggctgacggatccggctgctcatggctggcgggcgactctggctgctcatggctggcgggcgactctggctgctcatggctggcgggcgactctggctgctcatggctggcgggcgactctggctgctcatggctggcgggcgactctggctgctcatggctggcgggcgactctggctgctcatggctggcgggcgactctggctgctcatggctggcgggcgactctggctgctcatggctggcgggcgactctggctgctcatggctggcgggcgactctggctgctcatggctggcgggcgactctggctgctcatggctggcgggcgactctggctgctcatggctggcgggcgactctggctgctcatggctggcgggcgactctggctgctcatggctggcgggcgactctggctgctcatggctggcgggcgactctggctgctcatggctggcgggcgactctggctgctcatggctggcgggcgactctggctgctcatggctggcgggcgactctggctgctcatggctggcgggcgactctggctgctcatggctggcgggcgactctggctgctcatggctggcgggcgactctggctgctcatggctggcgggcgactctggctgctcatggctggcgggcgactctggctgctcatggctggcgggcgactctggctgctcatggctggcgggcgactctggctgctcatggctggcgggcgactctggctgctcatggctggcgggcgactctggctgctcatggctggcgggcgactctggctgctcatggctggcgggcgactctggctgctcatggctggcgggcgactctggctgctcatggctggtccgggcgactctggctgctcatggctggtccgggcgactctggctgctcatggctggtccgggcgactctggctgctcatggctggtccgggcgactctggctgctcatggctggtccgggcgactctggctgctcatggcaggtccgggcgtagggactccggcaggtccgggcgtagggcctccggcaggtccgggcgtagggcctccggcaggtccgggcgtagggcctccggcaggtccgggcgtagggcctccggcaggtccgggcgtagggcctccggcaggtccgggcgtagggactccggcaggtccgggcgtagggactccggcaggtccgggcgtagggactccggcaggtccgggcgtagggactccggcagctcatgactgggtggcagctcatgactgtagggcagctcatgactgtagggcagctcatgactgtagggcagctctggcagctcctgactggctggcgtctctggcagctcctgactggctggcggctctggcagctcctgactggctggcggctctggcagctcctgactggctggcggctctggcagctcctgactgatggacggctctaatggctcgggacagacagaaGGCTCAGAAGGcgccgggcagacggatggctcagatggcgccgggtagacggatggctcagatggcgccgggtagacggatggctcacatggcgccgggtagacggatgactcacatggcgccgggtagacggatgactcacatggcgccgggtagacggatgactcacatggcgccgggtagacggatgactcacatggcgccgggtagacggatgactcacatggcgccgggtagacggatgactcacatggcgccgggtagacggatgactcacatggcgccgggtagacggatgactcacatggcgccgggcagacggatggctcagatggcgccgggtagacggatggctcagatggcgccgggtagacggatggctcagatggcgccgggtagacggatggctcagatggcgccgggtagacggatggctcagatggcgccgggtagacggatggctcagatggcgccgggtagacggatggctcacatggcgccgggtagacggatgactcacatggcgccgggtagacggatgactcacatggcgccgggtagacggatgactcacatggcgccgggtagacggatgactcacatggcgccgggtagacggatgactcacatggcgccgggtagacggatgactcacatggcgccgggtagacggatgactcacatggcgccgggtagacggatgactcacatggcgccgggtagacggatgactcacatggcgccgggtagacggatgactcacatggcaccgggtagacggatgactcacatggcaccgggtagacggatgactcacatggcaccgggtagacggatgactcacatggcaccgggtagacggatgactcacatggcaccgggtagacggatgactcacatggcgccgggtagacggatggctcacatggcgccgggtagacggatgactcacatggcgccgggtagacggatgactcacatggcgccgggtagacggatgactcacatggcgccgggtagacggatgactcacatggcgccgggtagacggatgactcacatggcgccgggtagacggatgactcacatggcgccgggtagacggatgactcacatggcgccgggtagacggatgactcacatggcgccgggcagacggatggctcagatggcgccgggtagacggatggctcagatggcgccgggtagacggatggctcagatggcgccgggtagacggatggctcagatggcgccgggtagacggatggctcagatggc
It encodes:
- the LOC129815898 gene encoding SH2 domain-containing protein 1A-like, which translates into the protein MSSFSIIEHVSVYHGAISKATTERILGAVGRDGSYLLRDSESLPNTYCLCVLCKDIVYTYRVFQINEGSWTVQTNPGVQTRLFRKIRNLIAAFGNPNQGLEMPLYPVENQHTDLQYP